One window of the Triticum dicoccoides isolate Atlit2015 ecotype Zavitan chromosome 3B, WEW_v2.0, whole genome shotgun sequence genome contains the following:
- the LOC119277557 gene encoding uncharacterized protein At2g33490-like, producing MKSPLRRLRGFGHHYPKERKAHPPPPTKLDELAEAAQDVEQMRKCYDGLLSAAAATTNSVYEFSEALEEMGSCLLAKNALNDEDDDSGRVLMMLGKAQFELTKSLDNYRTHIIHTITTPSESLLKELQTVEEMKHQCDTKREAYEVMRASYRQKGQSRNSKVESSSAEQLQDSLVEYQEDAALFIFRLKSLKQGQFHSLLTQAARHHASQLIFFRRGLKCLEALEPHVKAIAEKQHIDYQLTGLEDNESDNDGSSSYQETCSDDRELSFDYEINDRDQDFIASRGSMDLDKGDLKTSPTAIKEIKQEEAELLKAEAVAPQVKPEIITHSAPMFADNFVDQTERLRQIQPSSARHSYKLPTPVDDDYPRPAAVHRSHHSAHFFESKHGAAANLWHSSPPAKDYKACTMHSGPIKLPSNSDFSKKLKRESWSGPIPSKAGSSKPDPKSSIGRPHAMISKLCVHARQPSPVSPKMFPPSIESPKISELHELPRPPANVDPLRPCGLVGYSGPLVSKRQAPTAPVRASPTASQTASPLPRPPASLARSFSIPSNSQRTPLITVNKLLEARSSRESSEISSPPLTPLFSSTSQHKKQLQAALGEKESL from the exons ATGAAATCGCCATTGCGGAGGCTCCGGGGCTTCGGCCACCACTACCCCAAGGAGCGGAAGGCgcaccctccgccgcccaccaagcTCGACGAGCTCGCGGAAGCTGCCCAG GATGTGGAACAAATGAGGAAGTGTTATGACGGCTTGCTTTCAGCCGCAGCCGCTACAACAAATAGCGTATATG AGTTTTCGGAGGCTTTGGAGGAAATGGGAAGTTGCTTACTTGCAAAAAATGCACtaaatgatgaggatgatgatagtg GCAGAGTGCTGATGATGCTTGGAAAAGCCCAATTTGAACTAACAAAGTCTCTGGATAACTAT CGTACACATATCATTCATACAATCACAACCCCGTCGGAATCCCTTCTCAAGGAGCTACAAACCGTAGAG GAAATGAAGCACCAATGCGACACGAAAAG GGAGGCGTACGAAGTCATGAGGGCATCTTACAGACAAAAAGGACAGTCAAGGAATTCAAAAGTCGAATCGTCTTCCGCAGAACAACTGCAAGATTCACTGGTTGAGTACCAAGAGGATGCAGCGTTGTTCATATTTCGCTTGAAATCGCTGAAGCAGGGGCAATTCCATAGTCTTTTAACACAGGCTGCTCGCCATCATGCTTCTCAG CTAATTTTTTTCAGGAGAGGACTCAAGTGCCTTGAGGCACTTGAACCCCATGTAAAAGCAATAGCTGAGAAACAGCACATTGACTATCAATTGACCGGCCTTGAGGATAATGAATCTGACAACGATGGCTCCAGCTCTTACCAAGAGACTTGTAGTGATGACAGAGAACTGAGTTTCGACTATGAAATAAATGATAGAGACCAAGATTTTATCGCTTCGAGAGGTTCAATGGAT TTGGATAAAGGAGACCTGAAGACTTCTCCAACGGCAATAAAAGAGATCAAGCAG GAAGAGGCGGAGCTACTGAAGGCAGAAGCAGTAGCTCCACAAGTGAAGCCTGAGATCATCACACATTCAGCTCCAATGTTTGCTGATAATTTTGTCGATCAAACAGAGAGGCTTCGGCAAATCCAGCCATCTTCAGCCCGGCACTCATACAAACTCCCAACACCAGTGGATGATGACTATCCCAGACCAGCAGCTGTTCACAGGTCACATCATTCTGCGCATTTTTTCGAAAGTAAACATGGCGCTGCAGCCAACTTGTGGCATTCATCTCCACCGGCGAAAGATTACAAGGCGTGCACCATGCATAGTGGTCCCATTAAACTGCCATCAAACTCTGACTTTAGTAAGAAGTTAAAGAGAGAGTCCTGGTCTGGTCCGATTCCAAGCAAAGCAGGATCAAGCAAGCCTGATCCCAAGTCATCCATAGGCCGTCCTCATGCGATGATATCCAAGTTGTGTGTTCATGCTAGGCAGCCGTCACCAGTTTCACCCAAGATGTTCCCACCTTCAATAGAATCCCCCAAAATCAGTGAGCTTCATGAGCTGCCTAGGCCTCCAGCCAATGTTGATCCCCTCCGGCCTTGTGGTCTAGTTGGCTACTCCGGTCCTTTGGTATCAAAGCGCCAAGCTCCTACGGCACCTGTCCGTGCCTCACCAACAGCGTCGCAGACAGCCTCGCCGCTTCCGCGGCCACCTGCTTCCTTGGCTCGCAGTTTCTCCATACCCTCAAACAGCCAGAGAACACCCCTCATTACAGTCAATAAGTTGCTTGAGGCCAGAAGTAGCAGAGAGAGCAGTGAAATTTCCTCCCCACCACTCACTCCGTTGTTTTCTTCTACCAGTCAACACAAAAAACAACTACAGGCAGCACTCGGAGAAAAGG AATCCTTGTGA